One genomic region from Vannielia litorea encodes:
- a CDS encoding rhomboid family intramembrane serine protease yields MFPIRDHNPSRKTPWVTLTLIGVNVAVFLLLTLPLNDRQLIALYTEYGVTPARVEALDYITAMFLHGGVMHLLGNMLFLWIYGDNLEEEMGPLPFLAFYLATGVVATWLHVVFSPGSTVPLVGASGAIAGVMGGYLLLYPKAKIDVLFIIVIIPKIWPIPAWIVLAIWFALQLVNGTMTVGSGAGVAYWAHIGGFVAGLIGTLPWFLKEGAARWWQKTDGHPPHPDAEYGRLSSTSIPTVRRRK; encoded by the coding sequence ATGTTCCCGATCCGAGACCACAACCCCTCCCGCAAAACCCCATGGGTCACCCTCACCCTGATCGGGGTGAACGTGGCCGTTTTCCTGCTGCTGACCCTGCCGCTGAACGACCGCCAACTCATTGCGCTTTATACCGAATATGGCGTCACCCCGGCCCGGGTGGAGGCGCTCGATTACATCACCGCCATGTTCCTCCACGGCGGGGTGATGCACCTGCTGGGCAACATGCTCTTCCTGTGGATCTACGGCGACAACCTCGAAGAAGAGATGGGCCCCCTCCCCTTCCTCGCCTTCTACCTCGCCACCGGCGTCGTCGCGACATGGCTGCACGTGGTCTTCTCCCCCGGCAGCACCGTTCCGCTCGTCGGGGCCTCTGGGGCCATCGCCGGGGTGATGGGCGGCTACCTGCTGCTCTATCCCAAGGCCAAGATCGACGTGCTCTTCATCATTGTTATCATTCCCAAAATCTGGCCAATCCCGGCATGGATCGTGCTGGCGATCTGGTTTGCCCTGCAGCTGGTGAACGGCACCATGACAGTCGGCTCCGGCGCGGGCGTGGCCTATTGGGCCCACATCGGCGGCTTCGTCGCGGGCCTCATCGGCACGCTGCCGTGGTTCCTCAAAGAAGGGGCCGCCCGCTGGTGGCAAAAGACCGACGGCCACCCGCCCCACCCCGATGCCGAATACGGCCGC